The following is a genomic window from Hymenobacter sp. APR13.
GTGTTGATTTCCCGTCCGATTTCCTGCGAAATAAACGCTAATTTCTTGCCGGTGGGCTCTGGCAGATAGACCGTTTCGGTGAAGTAGTGCAGATGGCTGACCAACCGCACTTTTTCCTCGGCGATATCCAGCTTCTCGATATAGTAAATCAGCTCCTGCTCGAAGCGTGAGGCATTGAACTGCTCACTGGAGGCCAGGTCAGCGAGGTGGGAGCGGAGCCGTTCGCGCACCTGCTCCACGCGGTGCGGGTCGTGGCGCTCTATCTCGGCCAGCTGAATGCGGATGCTGTCGAGGTAGCTCAGGATTTCAGTGGTAAGCGTCTGGCCTTCGGCGCGGCGGAATTCGTTGGCGCGTTCCAAAGCTTCCAGCACCAAAGGCTGCAGTTCATCCCATGTTACTTCGTCTTCTTCCTCTATAGGAGCTGCGGCTGCCTCCGTAGGGAGCCGTAGGGCGCCGGGCAGGGCCTTGGCAATGGCCGTGAGCTGCTCCAGCGAAGCACCGGTGCGGGCGCTTAGCTGCATCAGCTCTTCATAGGCCAGCTGCAGCACGGGTTGGTTTACTACAGTGCTTTGGCTGCCGGTGGCGCGCACCCGCAAAAAATCGAAGTTCAGGTTCACCTTTCCGCGCACCAGGCTCTTAGCTACCAGGTTCCGGATTTCCAGTTCCTTTTCCTGGAGGAAGCGTGGCAACCGAAGAGTTAAGTCCAGTGACTTGGAGTTCAGGGATTTAACTTCGACGGTGGCGGAATAACGGTCGGTGTCGCGGTGCGCGACACCGTAGCCGGTCATGGACTGGAGCATAGACGAACAGGGTAAAACGGCCGCAAAAGTAATGGTTTGTTTCAGAATGTGAGATACTTACCTGCGAGGTAACATAAGCATAACGCCCGCGCAATATTCGCATAACAGGCTCCCGGTAGCTTTGCAGTGCAAACAAAAACTACCTGTATGCCCCGTTTTTTAGTCTTGATTTTCAGCTTGTTGTTTAGCACACTGGCGCTGGCTCAGCAAGGCTCCCTGGTGGGCAAAGTGGTGGATAAAAAAACCGGTGAAGGTGTCATCGGAGCCACGGTGCTGGTGACGGGCACTACGCAGGCCGCCCCGGTAGATGTAGAAGGCCGCTACGAGCTGAAGCTGGATGCCGGCACCTACAACATCACCATGACCTACATCGGCTATAAGCCGCTGACGTTTCCGGGCATACAAGTAAAGGTCGGCCAGCCAACTACGCTCAATGGCTCGATGGAAGAAAACTCCACGGCCCTGGGCGAAGTAACCGTGACCGGCCAGAAGCAAACCGGCACCGAGGTAGCCATGATCCAGGACCTCAAGAAAAGCGAGGTGGTGGTGAGCGGCATGAGCAACGACCAGATTGTGAAAAGCCTGGACCGCGACGCGGCCGAAGTGGTGAAGCGCATTCCGGGTGTGACCATCCAGAGCAACAACTTCATCGTGATTCGGGGGCTGGCTGAGCGCTACAATACAGTGCTGCTGAACGATGCCCTCACGCCTTCGGCCGAGGTAGACACCCGCTCGTTTTCGTTTGACATCCTGCCCAGCTCGGTGATTGACCGGGTTCTGATTTTCAAGTCGGGCTCACCAGAGCTGCCGGGCGAGATGGGCGGCGGTGTGGTGAAGGTATACACCAAGAACAGCGTGCTGGAAAATTCCACCAGCCTGAGCCTCTCGGGCTGGGTGCGCAGTGGCACCACGTTCAGCAACAACTACATGACCAGCGCCCGTAGCAGCACCGACTGGCTGGGCTTCGACAACGGCAAGCGCGCCCAACCCGACGGCTTGCCCGACGGCTTGGTAAAGCGCAGCGGCCAGAACGCCACGCCCGCCGACCAGCTGACGGCCATCAGCCGCTCTTTCCGGAGCACTACCTGGCTGCCCCAAATCGGGCGCGCCATGCCCGACCTGCGGGCTTCGCTGGGGCTGAACCGCCGCTTCGAACTGGGCTCGGTGTATCTGAGCAACGTAACGTCGCTGTCGTACTCCAACACGCACGAGCAGTACCAGATCCAGCGCAACCGCTACATCAAGGAAATTGACGAAGCCACCGGGCAGAACACAGCTGCTTATCTCTATAATGACGAGCGGGCCCTGACCAGCATGCGGCTGGGCATCATCCACAACTGGCAGGCACGCATCAACAACCGTAACCGAATTGAATTCCGCAACTTCCTCAACCAGTACGCCACCGATGAGGTAGTGCACCGCACGGGCACCAACCGCGACGGGTTTGAGCGCGACGACTACGCTTTGCACTACCAGAGCCGCACCATCTACTCGGGCCAGCTGCAGGGCTCGCACGACTTGGGCACCAATGAGCATACCACGGTATCGTGGTCAGGCGGCTACAACTACGTGTTCCGCGACGAGCCTGACTACAGCCGCTACACCAACTCCCGTAACCTGGAGTTCAACCAGCCTTACTCCGTCAACATCCCCAACGAGGGCAATATCACGGAGGCCAGCCGCTTCTTCTCTACGCTCAAGGAAAACACCTATATGGGCAGCGGGCAGTGGGAACGCCGCTTCTCGGGCCGCGACACCACCCGCGCCAACCAGTTCAAGCTGCGGGCTGGCTTCTACGCCGAGTATAAGGAGCGCGACCTGCGCAACCGTTACTTCTCCTTCATCCGGGGGCAGCGCTTCAACCGCGCCGACCTGCTGGGCTTGCCCATCGACCAGATATTTGCGCCGCAGAACCTGGACGCCGTAACGGGCTTCACGATTGACGAAGGCACCCGCCCCGAAGACCGTTACACCGCCGACAATACGCTGGTGGCCGGCTACGTGGGCGTGGTAGCGCCCATCTCTGATAAGTTCAATCTCTCGGGTGGGGTGCGCGTGGAGTACAACCGCCGCCGCCTCGACGGGGCCGCCGACTATAAGGAGGTGCGCACCATTCCGATGCCTTCGCTGAACGCCACCTACAACTTCAACGACCGGTCGTTGCTGCGCCTGGCCGGCAGCGTGACGGTGAACCGCCCCGAGTTCCGCGAAATCGCGCCGTATCAGTACTACGACTTCACCACCAACTCCATCATCCTCGGCGACTCGACGCTGAAAACGGCCACGATCTACAACGGCGACCTGCGTTACGAGTTCTACCCGTCGCGCTCCGAGATGCTGTCGTTCGGGGTGTTCTACAAGTACTTCCGCGACGCCATCGAGCAGGTGACCTACAACCAGACCAGCACCCAGCTCTGGCGCACCTACCAGAATGCCGACCAGGCCTACGTGGCTGGTGCCGAAGTGGAAGTGCGTAAAGGACTAATTGATATTTCAGAAAATCCTTTTCTGCAGCGCCTGTCATTTGTGGCTAATGCTTCGCTGATCTACAGCCGCGTAACGCTGGCCGACAACGCTGCCAACAACGGCTTCGCGCTGTCGGGCCGGCCGCTGCAGGGCCAGTCGCCATACGTGGTGAACGTGGGCGCTTTCTACCAGGACACGGATGCCAAGTGGCAGGTGTCGGCCCAGTACAACGTTATCGGGCAGCGCTTCACCTTCATCGGCGACCAGACCCAGAACTTCTCGGTGATTGAGATGCCGCGCCACGTTATTGACCTGGCCGTGACCAAGGGCGTAGGCGAGCACCTGCAGATCAAGGCCGGTATTCAGGATTTGCTCAACCAGCCGTTCCGCCAGTTCTACGACTACGATTACAGCAGCAAGATCAGCTCGAACGAGCGGGGCTCGTTCGGCAACTACCGCCGCGGCACCTACTCCACGCTGGGTTTGATCTACAATTTCTAAACAATAAGGTAACACGCTCCTAACGAAACGATAACGCCCGCCGTGCTCCGGTGGGCGTTATCGTTTCAGACCTTCGCAGCACCAAGTCGCACCCTCCTCATCCATCCTTTTTGTATCGTCATGAAAAAGCTTGTACTCCCCATATTGTTGGCGCTTACCACCGTAGCAGCGGTAGCTCCGCTGGCTCAGGCCCAAACGACCTGCCCTGCGGCACCTACGGCCATCACGGTCCCGGCGACGATTTCGGCTAACACCACCTGGACCAGCAATAACGTGTACCTGCTTACGGACCGGGTATACGTAACCAACGGCGCCACACTGACTATTCAGCCCGGCACCATTATTAAAGGCTCGGGCCTGGGTACGCTGGTGATTGAGCAGGGTTCGCGCCTTATTGCCGACGGCACGGCTGCCCAGCCCATCGTGTTTACGTCCAACCAGCCCGCCGGCAGCCGCAACCGCGGCGACTGGGGCGGCATCGTGATTCTGGGCCGCGCGCCCATCAACCAGCCCGGCACGCCGGTAATTGAGGGCGTCCCCGGCCGTACTTTCGGTGGCACCGACCCCAACGACAACTCCGGTATCCTGCGCTACGTGCGCATCGAGTTTCCCGGCATCGCCCTCACCACCGGCAATGAAATCAACGGTCTGACGCTGGGCGGCGTGGGCGCGGGCACCATCATCGACTACGTGCAGGTATATGCCTCCGGCGACGACGCGTTTGAGTGGTTTGGCGGCACCGTGAATGCCAAGCACCTGGTGGCCGTAGCCGCCACCGACGACGACTTCGACACCGACTTCGGCTTCACGGGCAAAGTGCAGTATGCCGTGACCGTGCGCGACGCCGCGCAGTCGGACATTTCGGGCTCCACTGCCTTCGAATCGGACAATGACGGACAGGGCTCAGCCCTGACGCCCCTGACGGCGCCGGTGTTCTCCAACGTCAGCGCATTTCTGCAGAACGTGCCGGCCGTAACGCAGTTCACGCGCGCCATGCACTTGCGTCGCAACACCGCCATTTCCATCTTCAACTCGGTGTTCACCGGCTGGCCGCAGGGTTTGACGCTGGACGGCTCGGGGGCTCAGGCTAACGCCACAAGCGGCGCGCTGGTGCTGAAAAACAACGTGCTGGCCGGCATCACCACGCCCTACACGCAGCAGTCGGGCGGCACTTACAACGTGCAGGGCTTCTGGGAAGCAGCCGGCAGCGCCAACACCACGCTGGCTACTATTGCAGCCCTCAACCTGAATGCCGACAACTTCAACGCCCTCAACACCAACGGCACCCCGAACGGCGTGCCCAACTTCGTGCTGCCGGCTGCCTCGCCGTTGGTAAGCGGCGCGGCCTTCGCCGATGCCAAGCTGGGTGGCGGCTTCTTTGATAACGTGGCCTACCGCGGCGCTTTTGGCACCACCAACTGGGCAGCGGGCTGGACCAACTTCAACCCGAACTCCACCTGCTACAACCTCCCCGGCCAGACGCTGTCCAACAAAGCGGCTGCCGAGCAGATCCAGAGCCTGAGCGTGGCGCCTAACCCTACAGAAGGGGCCGCCAAGCTCTCATTTGAACTGAAGAGAGCCGGCGCCGTAACGGTGCGTGTGCTCGACGTGACGGGCCGCCAAGTGGCCTTGGTAGCCGACGCTAAGTTTGCAGCCGGTAGCCAAGTGGTGCAATTGCCCGCCTCGCTGAACGCCGGTCTGTACGTGGCCGCCGTCACTACCGAAGCCGGCACGCAGTCGGTGCGCTTCGTGGTGTCGAAGTAAGAACTTAACTACTCGCAAAAAAGCCTGCTCCAATGTGGAGCAGGCTTTTTTGGCGTTTACGGCCTGGGCCGAGTCCGCA
Proteins encoded in this region:
- a CDS encoding T9SS type A sorting domain-containing protein — translated: MKKLVLPILLALTTVAAVAPLAQAQTTCPAAPTAITVPATISANTTWTSNNVYLLTDRVYVTNGATLTIQPGTIIKGSGLGTLVIEQGSRLIADGTAAQPIVFTSNQPAGSRNRGDWGGIVILGRAPINQPGTPVIEGVPGRTFGGTDPNDNSGILRYVRIEFPGIALTTGNEINGLTLGGVGAGTIIDYVQVYASGDDAFEWFGGTVNAKHLVAVAATDDDFDTDFGFTGKVQYAVTVRDAAQSDISGSTAFESDNDGQGSALTPLTAPVFSNVSAFLQNVPAVTQFTRAMHLRRNTAISIFNSVFTGWPQGLTLDGSGAQANATSGALVLKNNVLAGITTPYTQQSGGTYNVQGFWEAAGSANTTLATIAALNLNADNFNALNTNGTPNGVPNFVLPAASPLVSGAAFADAKLGGGFFDNVAYRGAFGTTNWAAGWTNFNPNSTCYNLPGQTLSNKAAAEQIQSLSVAPNPTEGAAKLSFELKRAGAVTVRVLDVTGRQVALVADAKFAAGSQVVQLPASLNAGLYVAAVTTEAGTQSVRFVVSK
- a CDS encoding YicC/YloC family endoribonuclease, whose product is MLQSMTGYGVAHRDTDRYSATVEVKSLNSKSLDLTLRLPRFLQEKELEIRNLVAKSLVRGKVNLNFDFLRVRATGSQSTVVNQPVLQLAYEELMQLSARTGASLEQLTAIAKALPGALRLPTEAAAAPIEEEDEVTWDELQPLVLEALERANEFRRAEGQTLTTEILSYLDSIRIQLAEIERHDPHRVEQVRERLRSHLADLASSEQFNASRFEQELIYYIEKLDIAEEKVRLVSHLHYFTETVYLPEPTGKKLAFISQEIGREINTIGSKANDSIVQHLVVGMKEELEKIKEQINNIL
- a CDS encoding TonB-dependent receptor translates to MPRFLVLIFSLLFSTLALAQQGSLVGKVVDKKTGEGVIGATVLVTGTTQAAPVDVEGRYELKLDAGTYNITMTYIGYKPLTFPGIQVKVGQPTTLNGSMEENSTALGEVTVTGQKQTGTEVAMIQDLKKSEVVVSGMSNDQIVKSLDRDAAEVVKRIPGVTIQSNNFIVIRGLAERYNTVLLNDALTPSAEVDTRSFSFDILPSSVIDRVLIFKSGSPELPGEMGGGVVKVYTKNSVLENSTSLSLSGWVRSGTTFSNNYMTSARSSTDWLGFDNGKRAQPDGLPDGLVKRSGQNATPADQLTAISRSFRSTTWLPQIGRAMPDLRASLGLNRRFELGSVYLSNVTSLSYSNTHEQYQIQRNRYIKEIDEATGQNTAAYLYNDERALTSMRLGIIHNWQARINNRNRIEFRNFLNQYATDEVVHRTGTNRDGFERDDYALHYQSRTIYSGQLQGSHDLGTNEHTTVSWSGGYNYVFRDEPDYSRYTNSRNLEFNQPYSVNIPNEGNITEASRFFSTLKENTYMGSGQWERRFSGRDTTRANQFKLRAGFYAEYKERDLRNRYFSFIRGQRFNRADLLGLPIDQIFAPQNLDAVTGFTIDEGTRPEDRYTADNTLVAGYVGVVAPISDKFNLSGGVRVEYNRRRLDGAADYKEVRTIPMPSLNATYNFNDRSLLRLAGSVTVNRPEFREIAPYQYYDFTTNSIILGDSTLKTATIYNGDLRYEFYPSRSEMLSFGVFYKYFRDAIEQVTYNQTSTQLWRTYQNADQAYVAGAEVEVRKGLIDISENPFLQRLSFVANASLIYSRVTLADNAANNGFALSGRPLQGQSPYVVNVGAFYQDTDAKWQVSAQYNVIGQRFTFIGDQTQNFSVIEMPRHVIDLAVTKGVGEHLQIKAGIQDLLNQPFRQFYDYDYSSKISSNERGSFGNYRRGTYSTLGLIYNF